TTTTTATTTATCCGCCGTATGAATTTAAAATTTGTGGAGCCTTACTGACGAATTTCCATCTGCCCCAATCGACTCTCCTGATGATGATTAGTGCCTTGGCAGGGCGGGACTATATCATGCACGCTTACGAGGAAGCCGTCCGCGAGAAATACCGTTTCTTCAGCTACGGCGATTGTATGCTGATTTTGTAAACCGTCCGCGCCCTCCCAAAAGACATCCGCCTTTTGGGAGATCGGGAGAGGATAAAACCCTTATTCCCCGAGGTAAATCGGTTTCCTTTTTGTCGAGGAAAGCCGCGATGCCTTTGGCGTGATCGTGGCTGTCGTAAACTTCACGGCGCAAACCCTGGATCTTTTTGATGCGCATCGGGGGGATTCGCGGCGATATCCGGATGATTTCCTGGACTTTGGCCTCGGGGGTTTGAAATTCAGGGTGCGGAGGATTTTTTGCCGCGGTTAATATTAGCAAAATAGGCACTCTGCCCATTCACAAATGGGGCGTAGGTCCGTGCGTCGCCTCCGGTAACAGGCATTTCCACCTTAGTCACCTCGGCTAATATCATGGGATAATATGGTCCTGCTAATACCCGTGAAAAGTCTATTACCCTGATTCCGTCTCATGATTTCATTTTCACCCCCCTTGTTTGTCGTGATAATCCTTATCAATAAAGGACTCAGAAATATTTGTTAGAGTGGGGGAACTTTTTCCCCCAGGCCGGGGTCTGATTCATTAACACGAACAGGAGTCCCCCCATCATGCCCGCAATTCTTGAACCCCCGATCCATCACATTCAACAAAAGAAAAATGGACCGCAGAAGCTTTTGAGCAAATTGCTCGGGTCAGGCTTTTTCCTGGTCGCACTCGTGATTCATTTGGTGGCCCTCATCGTTTTAGGGGGTTGGGTCGTTGCCACACAGATTATTCCGGTAAAGGATCTCCGCGATCCCGATGTATTTATCGACACGGGCAAATCTGGACAGACCTCAGCGGAGCCTGTTCCCGCCGATCCGGTCGCCACTGACCCATCTATTGACCCGTCGCCGATGACTCAACCCTCTACAGAATTCAAAGCCCCCGACATAAAAACCATTATTATGGCCGATGCTGGTCCGGGGGCATTCCAGATTCCTGATCCCGGTATCAGCACAGGATCCACGATCATTGTCGCGACTGAGGGGAATATACGCACCCCTGCAAAACTCCGGCCTCCCGTACCACGGATTTCCACACAGCAAATTGATCGTGAACGCCTGAATAAAATCCGTGATCGGATCGGGGAATCTACTCATGGGAAAGGTTATGACATTGGTAAAACAGATAAAAATGGGGTCACGGGAGTGCAGGCGACATTTAC
The sequence above is a segment of the Verrucomicrobiota bacterium genome. Coding sequences within it:
- a CDS encoding CoA transferase, whose translation is MRVIDFSRVLAGPYYPMILAEVTKVEMPVTGGDARTYAPFVNGQSAYFANINRGKKSSAP